One part of the Sphingobium yanoikuyae genome encodes these proteins:
- the lexA gene encoding transcriptional repressor LexA — MLTPKQQELLSFIQTRLEEGGVSPSFEEMKDALDLRSKSGIHRLINALEERGFIRRLPNRARALEVLKLPDAMHRAPAPAVPTPKVSAPAVLLPTAANDVIEIPLHGRIAAGVPIEAMESHTMLSVPAALLGSGDHYALEVSGDSMMEAGILDGDFALIQRTDVAREGQIVVALIDDAEATLKYFRREGSRVRLDPANAAYEPQIYDPRQVRIQGKLAGLLRRYN, encoded by the coding sequence ATGTTGACGCCCAAGCAGCAGGAATTGCTGAGCTTCATTCAGACCCGGCTGGAAGAGGGCGGCGTGTCCCCTTCGTTCGAGGAGATGAAGGACGCGCTCGACCTGCGCTCCAAGTCCGGCATCCACCGGCTGATCAACGCGCTGGAGGAGAGAGGCTTCATCCGCCGTCTGCCCAACCGCGCCCGCGCACTCGAAGTGCTCAAGCTGCCCGACGCGATGCACCGTGCGCCTGCACCAGCCGTCCCGACGCCCAAGGTGTCGGCGCCCGCCGTGCTGTTGCCGACCGCCGCCAACGACGTGATCGAAATTCCGCTGCATGGCCGCATCGCCGCCGGCGTGCCGATCGAGGCGATGGAAAGCCATACCATGCTCTCCGTCCCCGCCGCCTTGCTCGGCTCGGGCGATCATTATGCGCTCGAAGTGTCGGGGGACTCGATGATGGAGGCCGGCATTCTCGACGGCGACTTCGCGCTGATCCAGCGCACCGATGTCGCGCGCGAGGGCCAGATCGTCGTCGCCCTGATCGACGACGCCGAAGCGACGCTCAAATATTTCCGCCGCGAAGGCAGCCGGGTCCGGCTCGATCCCGCCAATGCCGCCTATGAACCGCAGATCTACGATCCGCGCCAGGTCCGCATCCAGGGCAAGCTCGCCGGCCTGCTGCGCCGCTACAACTGA
- the gltX gene encoding glutamate--tRNA ligase, which produces MTASATGLNKQVVTRFAPSPTGFLHIGGARTALFNWLFARHHGGKFLLRIEDTDRARSTEEAVAAIFDGLEWLNLGGDEPAVFQFERTPRHAEVANQLLANGHAYRCYATQEELAELREQQRAAKQPMRYDGRWRDRSPEEAPEGAPFVIRIKAPRTGETVIEDAVQGRVVVQNAELDDMILLRSDGTPTYMLAVVVDDHDMGVTHVIRGDDHLNNAFRQLAIIKAMGWEEPVYGHIPLIHGSDGAKLSKRHGALGVDAYRDEMGMLPEAVLNYLLRLGWGHGDEEIISIERAIELFDIDGVGRSPSRFDIKKLENLNGHYLREADETRLAALVAPRVESRLDTQLNDAQRDILTQAMVSLKPRAKTLNEIAEGAEFLFKSCPLDFDEKASALLDEPARELLKKTADALQPVQSWTVEAIDEVIRRVAEDAGLGLGKVAQPLRAALTGRTVSPGIFDVLFLLGKEESLKRLTAAGHVVAG; this is translated from the coding sequence ATGACGGCAAGTGCAACGGGATTGAACAAGCAGGTGGTGACCCGTTTCGCCCCGTCGCCAACGGGCTTCCTGCATATTGGCGGCGCCCGCACCGCGCTGTTCAACTGGCTGTTTGCGCGCCATCATGGCGGCAAGTTCCTGCTCCGCATCGAGGATACGGATCGCGCCCGCTCCACCGAGGAAGCCGTGGCCGCCATTTTCGACGGTCTGGAATGGCTGAACCTGGGCGGCGATGAGCCGGCGGTGTTCCAGTTCGAGCGCACCCCGCGCCATGCCGAGGTCGCCAACCAGCTGCTCGCCAATGGCCATGCCTATCGCTGCTATGCGACGCAGGAAGAGCTGGCCGAACTGCGCGAACAGCAGCGCGCTGCCAAGCAGCCGATGCGCTATGACGGCCGCTGGCGCGACCGTTCGCCGGAGGAAGCGCCCGAAGGCGCCCCCTTCGTCATCCGTATCAAGGCCCCTCGGACCGGCGAAACAGTGATCGAGGATGCGGTGCAGGGCCGCGTCGTGGTGCAGAATGCCGAGCTGGACGACATGATCCTGCTCCGCTCGGATGGCACCCCCACTTACATGCTGGCCGTGGTGGTCGACGACCATGACATGGGCGTCACCCATGTCATCCGCGGCGACGACCATCTCAACAACGCCTTCCGCCAACTCGCCATTATCAAGGCGATGGGCTGGGAAGAGCCGGTCTATGGCCATATCCCGCTGATCCACGGGTCGGACGGCGCAAAGCTGTCGAAGCGCCACGGCGCGCTCGGCGTCGACGCCTATCGCGACGAGATGGGGATGCTGCCCGAAGCGGTGCTCAACTATCTGCTGCGCCTGGGCTGGGGCCATGGCGATGAAGAGATCATCTCGATCGAACGCGCCATCGAACTGTTCGACATCGACGGCGTCGGCCGCTCGCCCTCGCGCTTCGACATCAAGAAGCTGGAAAATCTGAACGGCCATTATCTGCGCGAAGCCGACGAGACGCGCCTGGCCGCTCTGGTCGCCCCGCGCGTTGAGTCGCGTCTTGATACGCAACTGAATGACGCCCAGCGCGATATTTTGACCCAGGCGATGGTTTCGCTCAAGCCACGGGCCAAGACGCTTAACGAAATTGCAGAAGGCGCGGAGTTTCTGTTCAAATCTTGCCCGCTCGATTTTGACGAGAAGGCGTCTGCTCTGCTAGATGAACCCGCGCGTGAGCTGCTGAAAAAGACAGCCGACGCTCTCCAGCCCGTCCAGTCCTGGACGGTTGAAGCGATCGATGAAGTGATACGCCGCGTGGCAGAGGATGCGGGGCTTGGCCTGGGCAAGGTGGCACAGCCGCTTCGTGCGGCGCTCACCGGGCGCACGGTCTCGCCGGGTATTTTTGATGTCCTCTTCCTTCTGGGGAAAGAGGAAAGCTTGAAGCGACTGACCGCTGCGGGGCACGTGGTGGCCGGTTGA
- the trpD gene encoding anthranilate phosphoribosyltransferase — MTLLPDPSAPLAAEEAARAFDLLFDADLSNEAIAGFLVTMARRGETATEIAAAARAMRTRMIPVDAPDGTIDVCGTGGDGHHTLNVSTAVSLVVAAAGVPVAKHGNRAASSKAGAADTLEALGLDLDRAAATAEATLKDLGICFLFAQNYHPALKRLGPIRRSIGERTIFNLMGPLANPANVRRQLVGIARPAYVPIYADALGQLGATHAMIVSGDEGLDELSLAGGNDIAEVTADGVVAMRRLTAADLGLSTHPVTAIRGGDPAHNAAALRALLQGEAGAYRDAVLLNAAAALVVADAAHDFQEGVEQAAEAIDNGLANALLNCWIAYQ, encoded by the coding sequence ATGACCCTGTTGCCCGATCCCAGCGCGCCCCTGGCCGCCGAAGAAGCCGCCCGCGCCTTCGACCTGCTGTTCGACGCCGACCTGTCGAACGAGGCGATCGCCGGCTTCCTCGTCACCATGGCGCGGCGCGGCGAGACCGCGACGGAAATCGCCGCCGCCGCCCGTGCGATGCGCACCCGGATGATCCCGGTCGACGCCCCCGACGGCACGATCGACGTCTGCGGCACCGGCGGCGATGGCCATCATACGCTCAACGTCTCGACCGCCGTCAGCCTGGTGGTCGCGGCCGCCGGCGTGCCGGTCGCCAAGCATGGCAATCGCGCCGCCTCGTCCAAGGCGGGGGCCGCCGACACGCTCGAAGCACTGGGCCTCGACCTCGATCGCGCCGCCGCCACGGCGGAAGCGACGCTCAAGGATCTGGGCATCTGCTTCCTGTTCGCGCAAAATTATCATCCTGCGCTCAAGCGCCTCGGCCCGATCCGCCGGTCGATCGGCGAACGCACCATCTTCAACCTGATGGGGCCGCTCGCCAATCCCGCCAATGTCCGCCGCCAACTGGTCGGCATCGCCCGCCCCGCTTACGTCCCCATCTATGCCGATGCGCTCGGCCAGCTTGGCGCCACCCATGCGATGATCGTGTCGGGCGACGAAGGGCTCGACGAACTCTCGCTCGCCGGCGGCAACGACATTGCCGAGGTGACGGCCGACGGCGTGGTCGCGATGCGCCGCCTGACCGCCGCGGACCTCGGCCTCTCGACCCATCCCGTCACCGCCATTCGCGGCGGCGACCCGGCCCATAATGCCGCGGCGCTCCGTGCCCTGCTCCAGGGCGAGGCCGGCGCCTATCGCGACGCCGTGCTGCTCAACGCTGCCGCCGCTCTGGTGGTGGCTGACGCTGCCCATGATTTCCAGGAAGGCGTCGAACAGGCCGCCGAAGCGATCGACAACGGCCTTGCCAACGCGCTCCTCAATTGCTGGATTGCCTATCAATGA
- a CDS encoding molybdopterin molybdotransferase MoeA, which produces MSLMPVADAQARLLALADPLPAEHVPVSACAGRWLATDISALRDQPWADLSAMDGYAVRASEGAGPWQVIVTSSAGDADIPALQPGQACRIFTGAPLPAGADAILIQENATRDGDTLTAHDGILSPGRHVRPLGSDFRAGTLLVSAGSRLTPGQIALAVLGGHGSLRVGARPRIALLSTGNELVPPGAPTPPGYLPSSNAPMLAALLAALPCDVIDLGIVPDDLSAMTQALEQASQADIIVSTGGASVGDHDYVRPAFAAAGGTLDFYKIAMRPGKPLMAGRLGNATFLGLPGNPVSAFVTGTLFLCPLVRHLAGSRAPLPPVVQARLAAPLGATAERDDYLRAYRGADGIVSVTSQDSAATAAMALADCLIRRPAGSAPAIAGDMVDIIPLTA; this is translated from the coding sequence ATGAGCCTGATGCCGGTCGCGGACGCGCAAGCGCGGCTCCTTGCCCTTGCCGATCCGTTGCCGGCCGAACATGTGCCCGTCTCCGCCTGTGCCGGCCGCTGGCTCGCCACCGACATTAGCGCGCTCCGCGACCAGCCCTGGGCCGATCTCTCAGCGATGGACGGCTATGCTGTGCGCGCATCCGAAGGCGCCGGGCCATGGCAGGTAATCGTCACCAGCAGCGCGGGCGACGCCGATATCCCAGCCCTGCAACCGGGCCAGGCCTGCCGCATCTTCACCGGCGCGCCCTTGCCAGCCGGCGCCGACGCGATCCTGATCCAGGAAAATGCCACGCGCGACGGCGACACACTGACCGCGCATGACGGCATATTGTCGCCCGGCAGGCATGTCCGCCCGCTCGGCTCCGACTTCCGCGCTGGCACACTGCTGGTCAGCGCAGGCAGCCGCCTCACGCCGGGCCAGATCGCGCTTGCCGTCCTTGGCGGCCATGGCAGCCTGCGCGTCGGCGCCCGGCCGCGCATCGCCCTGCTCTCGACCGGCAATGAACTTGTGCCCCCCGGCGCGCCGACGCCGCCGGGCTATCTCCCCTCGTCCAACGCGCCGATGCTGGCCGCGCTGCTCGCCGCCCTGCCCTGCGACGTGATCGACCTCGGCATCGTGCCCGACGATCTCTCCGCCATGACGCAGGCGCTGGAACAGGCGTCACAGGCCGACATCATCGTCTCGACCGGCGGCGCCTCGGTCGGCGATCATGACTATGTCCGCCCCGCCTTTGCGGCCGCCGGCGGCACGCTCGATTTCTACAAGATCGCGATGCGGCCGGGCAAACCGCTGATGGCCGGGCGCCTGGGGAACGCCACCTTTCTCGGCCTGCCGGGCAATCCGGTTTCCGCCTTCGTCACCGGCACCCTCTTCCTCTGCCCGCTGGTGCGCCATCTCGCCGGATCGCGCGCGCCATTGCCGCCGGTCGTGCAGGCCCGCCTTGCCGCCCCACTCGGCGCGACGGCGGAACGCGACGATTATCTGCGCGCCTATCGCGGCGCCGACGGCATCGTCTCGGTCACGTCGCAGGACAGCGCCGCCACCGCCGCCATGGCGCTGGCCGACTGTTTGATCCGCCGTCCGGCCGGTTCAGCCCCCGCCATTGCCGGCGACATGGTGGACATCATCCCCCTGACTGCCTGA
- a CDS encoding ComEC/Rec2 family competence protein codes for MAFEPRQTSVGRRTVRIAHNGFARIEQWLEVEREQLALWVPVALGAGIAGWFVLPGPAHWLACCCGALGLACLALLLPVGARLRHMLVTAGLLACVGCLLVWGKATWLGQPPLARPIFVQVTGTVTAVAKLPAQQMIRVGLRPIAAPALPAAIRVNIAEADVTEGLGKGAVLRFRVRLMPPAPPSVPGAFDFARRAYFQGIGATGRALAPVEVVEKAREGPTLRARLFDHISGQVAGAPAGIAVALATGDQGAIAETDAEAMRRSGLAHLLSISGLHVTALIGAVIFLLLRLLALIPRAALDWPLMLIAAAGGALAGIGYTLLTGAEVPTVRSCIAALLVLGGLALGREAITLRLVATGALVVLVFWPEALIGPSFQMSFAAVVALVALGEHRRFKAFAMARDEPWLRKAGRTVAAMLMTGLAIEMVLAPIALYHFHKAGLLGAAANLVAIPLTTFVIMPLEALALCFDLAGLGAPFWWLTAKAIALLLAVAHGVAASPMAVMLAPAVPGWIFGIIVVGGLWCLLWRSRWRWLGLGPVAVGLIGIALLAPPDIVVTGDGRHVAVRTPAGTMALLREGAGDYVRDVLSESAGYDGTLEAIAKMKQARCSTDLCAVTLPRGGHDWRLLVTRNAMLVDRPILERDCAAADIVISDRGLPWWCRPRWMKIDRRLLSRTGGLSIGLESGKVHTVHRPGDAHPWIVRRRPRTAGQL; via the coding sequence ATGGCTTTTGAGCCACGACAAACGTCCGTTGGGCGCAGGACGGTGCGTATTGCGCACAATGGATTTGCGCGGATCGAACAATGGCTGGAGGTGGAGCGCGAACAGCTTGCCTTGTGGGTGCCGGTGGCGCTGGGCGCGGGCATTGCCGGCTGGTTCGTGCTGCCGGGACCGGCACACTGGCTGGCCTGTTGCTGCGGGGCGCTGGGGCTGGCCTGTCTGGCGCTGTTGCTGCCGGTGGGCGCGCGATTGCGGCACATGCTGGTAACGGCCGGGCTGCTCGCCTGCGTCGGTTGCCTGCTGGTCTGGGGCAAGGCGACATGGCTGGGTCAGCCGCCGCTGGCCCGTCCCATATTCGTACAGGTGACGGGCACGGTGACGGCGGTGGCCAAGCTGCCGGCGCAACAGATGATACGGGTGGGCCTGCGGCCGATCGCGGCGCCGGCGCTGCCCGCGGCGATCCGGGTGAATATCGCGGAGGCGGACGTGACCGAAGGGCTGGGCAAGGGGGCGGTGCTGCGCTTTCGTGTGCGGCTGATGCCGCCCGCGCCGCCGAGCGTGCCGGGCGCGTTCGATTTTGCGCGACGCGCCTATTTCCAGGGGATCGGGGCGACCGGGCGGGCGCTGGCGCCGGTCGAGGTGGTGGAGAAGGCGCGTGAGGGGCCGACGCTGCGGGCGCGGCTGTTCGATCATATCAGCGGACAGGTGGCGGGCGCACCGGCGGGGATTGCGGTGGCGCTGGCGACCGGCGACCAGGGCGCGATTGCCGAAACGGATGCGGAGGCGATGCGGCGCAGTGGGCTTGCCCATCTTCTCTCGATCAGCGGGCTGCATGTGACGGCGCTGATCGGGGCGGTGATCTTCCTGCTGTTGCGCCTGCTGGCGCTGATTCCGCGCGCGGCTTTGGACTGGCCGCTGATGCTGATCGCGGCGGCCGGCGGCGCGCTGGCGGGAATCGGCTACACGCTGCTGACGGGGGCGGAGGTGCCGACGGTGCGATCCTGCATCGCGGCGCTGCTGGTGCTGGGCGGACTGGCGCTGGGGCGCGAGGCGATCACATTGCGGCTGGTCGCGACCGGGGCGCTGGTGGTGCTGGTCTTCTGGCCCGAGGCGCTGATCGGCCCGAGCTTCCAGATGAGCTTCGCCGCCGTGGTCGCGCTGGTGGCGCTGGGCGAGCATCGGCGGTTCAAGGCGTTCGCGATGGCGCGGGACGAGCCTTGGCTGCGCAAGGCCGGGCGGACGGTGGCGGCGATGCTGATGACCGGCCTTGCCATCGAAATGGTGCTGGCGCCGATCGCGCTTTACCATTTTCACAAGGCAGGTTTGCTGGGCGCGGCGGCCAATCTGGTCGCGATCCCGCTCACCACCTTCGTCATCATGCCGCTGGAGGCGCTGGCGCTGTGCTTCGATCTGGCCGGGCTGGGCGCGCCCTTCTGGTGGCTCACGGCCAAGGCGATCGCGCTGTTGCTGGCGGTGGCGCATGGCGTGGCGGCGAGCCCGATGGCGGTGATGCTGGCGCCGGCGGTGCCGGGCTGGATTTTCGGGATCATCGTGGTGGGAGGCCTCTGGTGCCTGCTCTGGCGCAGTCGCTGGCGCTGGCTGGGGCTTGGGCCGGTGGCGGTTGGTCTGATCGGCATCGCGCTGCTGGCGCCGCCCGATATCGTGGTGACGGGCGACGGGCGGCATGTCGCGGTGCGGACGCCGGCGGGGACGATGGCGCTGCTGCGCGAGGGGGCGGGCGACTATGTCCGCGACGTGCTGAGCGAGAGTGCGGGCTATGACGGGACGCTGGAGGCGATCGCGAAGATGAAGCAGGCACGCTGTTCGACCGATCTGTGCGCGGTGACGTTGCCGCGGGGCGGGCACGACTGGCGCTTGCTGGTGACCCGCAATGCGATGCTGGTCGATCGCCCGATATTGGAGCGGGACTGCGCGGCGGCCGATATCGTCATCAGCGACCGGGGCCTGCCCTGGTGGTGCCGGCCGCGCTGGATGAAGATCGACCGCCGGCTGCTATCCCGCACCGGCGGCCTGTCGATTGGCCTTGAAAGCGGCAAAGTTCACACCGTCCATCGGCCCGGCGACGCGCATCCGTGGATCGTGCGCCGCCGGCCCCGAACAGCCGGTCAGTTGTAG
- the moaC gene encoding cyclic pyranopterin monophosphate synthase MoaC, with product MTGLTHLDEDGAARMVDVSAKAVTAREAVAAGRITMAADAAQAIAAGLIKKGDVLAVARVAGIMAAKRTAELIPLCHPIPLSAVTIDFALHDDGVTVTATARTAGQTGVEMEALTAATAALLTVYDMAKALDKGMIIGDVRLLAKRGGKSGDWTAPEHAGR from the coding sequence ATGACCGGCCTCACCCATCTGGACGAGGATGGCGCCGCTCGCATGGTCGATGTCTCGGCCAAGGCTGTGACCGCGCGCGAGGCGGTGGCCGCCGGGCGCATCACCATGGCCGCCGACGCTGCGCAGGCGATCGCCGCCGGCCTCATCAAGAAGGGGGATGTGCTGGCCGTCGCCCGCGTCGCCGGCATCATGGCGGCCAAGCGCACCGCCGAACTGATCCCGCTCTGCCATCCGATCCCGCTGAGCGCCGTCACCATCGACTTTGCCCTGCACGACGATGGCGTCACCGTCACCGCGACCGCGCGCACCGCCGGCCAGACCGGGGTGGAGATGGAGGCGCTGACCGCCGCGACCGCCGCGCTGCTTACCGTCTATGACATGGCCAAGGCGCTCGATAAGGGCATGATAATTGGCGATGTTCGCCTACTCGCCAAGCGCGGCGGCAAATCGGGCGACTGGACCGCGCCGGAGCATGCCGGCCGATGA
- the trpC gene encoding indole-3-glycerol phosphate synthase TrpC, which yields MTNKLIEICDFKREDVARRKAATTIASLHARASEQTPPRGFRRALDDAARSGFGLIAEVKKASPSKGLIRADFDPPAHAVAYAAGGAACLSVLTDEPYFQGHDDYLMAARSACALPVLRKDFIVDPWQILESRALGADAILIIVAALDDGQMQEIEDAALGLGMDALIEVHDEAELERALKLRSRLIGVNNRDLRDFSVDFARTYELVGKAPDGCTFVAESGLGSHADLTAMADHGVRCFLVGETLMRQADVEAATRNLLTGA from the coding sequence ATGACCAACAAGCTCATCGAAATCTGCGATTTCAAGCGCGAGGATGTCGCCCGCCGCAAGGCCGCGACGACGATCGCGTCGCTCCACGCCCGCGCCAGCGAGCAGACCCCGCCGCGCGGCTTCCGCAGGGCGCTGGACGATGCCGCCCGCTCGGGCTTCGGCCTGATCGCCGAAGTGAAGAAGGCCAGCCCGTCCAAGGGGCTGATCCGCGCCGATTTCGATCCGCCGGCCCATGCGGTGGCCTATGCCGCCGGTGGCGCTGCCTGCCTCTCGGTGCTGACCGACGAGCCCTATTTCCAGGGTCATGACGATTATCTGATGGCCGCCCGCTCGGCCTGCGCGCTGCCGGTGCTGCGCAAGGATTTCATCGTCGATCCCTGGCAGATCCTCGAAAGCCGCGCGCTCGGCGCCGACGCGATCCTGATCATCGTCGCCGCGCTGGACGACGGCCAGATGCAGGAGATAGAGGACGCCGCGCTCGGCCTTGGCATGGATGCCCTGATCGAGGTGCATGACGAGGCCGAACTGGAACGCGCGCTCAAGCTGCGCTCGCGCCTGATCGGCGTCAACAACCGCGACCTGCGCGATTTCAGCGTCGATTTCGCTCGCACCTATGAGCTGGTCGGCAAGGCGCCCGACGGCTGCACCTTTGTCGCCGAAAGCGGCCTTGGCTCGCATGCCGACCTCACCGCCATGGCCGATCATGGCGTGCGCTGCTTCCTGGTCGGCGAAACCCTGATGCGCCAGGCCGATGTCGAGGCGGCGACCCGCAACCTGCTGACGGGCGCATGA